In Pseudoalteromonas piratica, the following proteins share a genomic window:
- the glgC gene encoding glucose-1-phosphate adenylyltransferase, protein MPNSANRYISNLTRDTYALILAGGRGSRLKELTDWRAKPAVYFGGKFRIIDFPLSNCINSGVRKVGIATQYKSHSLIRHVNRAWGHFKKELGDSVEILPASQRYSDDWYCGTADAVYQNMDIIRHDLPKYVMILSGDHVYRMDYGELIAKHVETGADMTVCCLEVPVEEAAGAFGVMAVNNEKRVQRFEEKPANPAPLPNDPTKCLASMGNYVFNTEFLFEQLKKDAQNSCSGRDFGHDIIPSIIEEHNVYAYPFRDTRQGGTPYWRDVGTLDSFWEANMELVSPTPSLDLYDRNWPIWTYQEQLPPAKFIFDDETRRGMAVDSTVSGGCIISGSTIRKSLLFSNVHVHSYCTVEEAVILPGVVINRNCVIKKAIIDRSCVVPEGLSIGVDHKQDEANGFRISSGGVVLVTRDMIAALTKKSQQVDAKNTESQSQVAIA, encoded by the coding sequence ATGCCTAATTCCGCAAATCGTTATATTAGTAACCTTACCCGCGATACGTATGCACTTATATTGGCAGGTGGTCGAGGTTCACGTTTAAAAGAACTAACCGATTGGCGTGCCAAGCCTGCGGTGTATTTTGGTGGTAAATTTCGCATCATCGATTTTCCCCTGTCAAACTGCATTAACTCGGGCGTGCGTAAAGTGGGTATTGCGACACAATATAAGTCGCACAGCTTAATTCGCCACGTTAATCGTGCATGGGGTCACTTCAAAAAGGAACTCGGTGATTCAGTGGAGATTTTACCGGCATCACAGCGTTACAGTGACGATTGGTATTGCGGCACTGCCGATGCGGTTTATCAAAATATGGATATTATTCGTCATGACTTACCAAAATATGTGATGATTTTATCAGGCGATCATGTTTATCGTATGGATTATGGTGAGTTGATTGCTAAGCACGTAGAAACGGGCGCAGATATGACAGTATGTTGTTTAGAAGTGCCAGTGGAAGAAGCGGCAGGCGCGTTTGGTGTGATGGCTGTAAACAACGAAAAACGTGTTCAACGATTTGAAGAAAAACCAGCAAACCCTGCGCCATTACCAAATGATCCTACTAAATGTTTAGCGTCGATGGGTAATTACGTATTTAATACTGAGTTTTTGTTTGAACAATTGAAAAAAGACGCGCAAAACAGCTGTTCTGGCCGCGATTTTGGTCACGACATTATCCCATCTATCATTGAAGAGCATAATGTGTATGCGTATCCATTTAGAGATACCCGCCAAGGAGGCACACCGTACTGGCGTGATGTTGGTACGCTAGATTCGTTCTGGGAAGCCAATATGGAGTTAGTGTCACCAACACCTTCACTTGATTTATATGATAGAAATTGGCCAATTTGGACTTACCAAGAACAGTTACCGCCGGCTAAATTTATTTTTGATGACGAAACACGTCGCGGCATGGCAGTGGATTCAACGGTGTCAGGCGGTTGTATTATTTCGGGCTCAACAATCCGTAAATCGCTACTTTTCTCAAATGTGCATGTACATTCGTATTGTACGGTGGAAGAAGCAGTTATTTTACCGGGCGTGGTAATTAACCGAAATTGTGTGATTAAAAAAGCCATTATCGATCGCAGTTGTGTGGTACCAGAAGGGCTAAGCATTGGTGTTGACCACAAACAAGATGAAGCCAATGGCTTTAGAATCTCAAGTGGCGGTGTGGTTCTTGTTACCCGTGACATGATTGCTGCACTAACAAAAAAGTCGCAACAAGTGGATGCTAAAAACACCGAATCACAAAGCCAAGTAGCGATTGCATAA